A stretch of Stenotrophomonas indicatrix DNA encodes these proteins:
- a CDS encoding carbohydrate porin: MNPAKPVSLGMLAALLLPAVASAQSSNRYEGKTLTGDWGGTRTELFERGVAFRGDYVGEAMGVVDGGYGETGARYAQQVRVGVDLDMGKLAGWDGGAFHFTLNDRRGRSTSVDFVGNRFPIQEAYGGQYTRLTELSYDQTFNAGRSYYKLGYYAMGNQFGLHSLLTHFVNAAFCAHPLAMSGNSGWYNYPMARWGGEFAQQISPAVNVRTGWFQVNPNLGGNIERNAFRPFVSGTTGSLFPVEVTWTPAKGSRYAGVYKFGGYYDTSRVDKRGLDTSPTTGRHGAYVLAEQRLTQESADPSRGLTGFAQYMVSDTDTAQIKRWYALGGVYQGIGARAQDSIALGYVGADINHRLVDARRATLAAGGVPTDSPLYNLSQAEELFELSYSFQVNPWLMIRPDVQYIVNPGTFNYSGTDNAWAVGVQAKVTF; this comes from the coding sequence ATGAATCCTGCGAAACCTGTTTCCCTGGGTATGCTGGCCGCCCTGCTGCTGCCAGCCGTGGCCAGCGCGCAGTCCAGCAACCGCTACGAAGGCAAGACGCTTACCGGCGACTGGGGCGGCACCCGCACCGAACTGTTCGAGCGCGGCGTTGCCTTCCGCGGCGACTACGTGGGCGAGGCCATGGGTGTGGTCGATGGTGGCTACGGCGAAACCGGCGCGCGCTATGCGCAGCAGGTGCGGGTGGGCGTGGACCTGGACATGGGCAAGCTGGCCGGCTGGGACGGCGGTGCGTTCCACTTCACCCTCAACGATCGTCGTGGCCGCAGCACCTCGGTGGACTTCGTCGGCAACCGCTTCCCGATCCAGGAGGCGTATGGCGGCCAGTACACGCGGCTGACCGAGCTGAGCTACGACCAGACCTTCAATGCGGGCCGGTCGTACTACAAGCTGGGGTACTACGCGATGGGCAACCAGTTCGGCCTGCACAGCCTGCTGACCCACTTCGTCAACGCCGCATTCTGCGCCCACCCGCTGGCGATGTCCGGCAACAGCGGCTGGTACAACTATCCGATGGCACGCTGGGGTGGTGAGTTCGCCCAGCAGATCAGCCCGGCGGTGAACGTGCGCACGGGCTGGTTCCAGGTCAACCCGAATCTGGGCGGCAACATCGAACGCAACGCATTCCGTCCGTTCGTTTCGGGCACCACCGGCTCGCTGTTTCCGGTGGAGGTGACCTGGACGCCGGCCAAGGGCAGCCGCTACGCCGGCGTCTACAAGTTCGGTGGCTACTACGACACGTCGCGCGTGGACAAGCGCGGCCTCGATACCTCGCCGACCACCGGGCGCCACGGCGCCTACGTGCTGGCCGAACAGCGCCTGACCCAGGAATCGGCCGACCCGAGCCGCGGCCTGACCGGCTTCGCGCAGTACATGGTGTCCGACACCGATACCGCGCAGATCAAGCGCTGGTACGCGCTGGGCGGCGTCTACCAGGGCATCGGCGCGCGTGCGCAGGACAGCATCGCGCTGGGCTACGTCGGCGCTGACATCAACCACCGCCTGGTCGATGCGCGGCGCGCCACGTTGGCCGCCGGGGGCGTGCCCACCGATTCGCCGCTGTACAACCTCAGCCAGGCCGAGGAGCTGTTCGAGCTGTCCTACAGCTTCCAGGTGAACCCCTGGCTGATGATCCGCCCGGACGTGCAGTACATCGTCAACCCGGGCACGTTCAATTACAGCGGTACCGACAACGCCTGGGCCGTGGGTGTCCAGGCCAAGGTGACCTTCTGA
- the aroD gene encoding type I 3-dehydroquinate dehydratase: MKIPLASVVLAGVLASSPLLGLAAPPPAVLQVGQLRIGEGSPRTIVPITGATADVALQQAAAIAASRSTDIAEWRIDYLDIATDGKALVALGKRIQATLGGKPAIVTFRTKAEGGAKPISDADYGKLYAALLRGGVAQLIDVEMFRDPKVVQALVAQAHKAGVKVVMSSHDFHATPPREEIVARLLKQQALGADVLKIAVMPRDAGDVLALLDATWQVRQQSDKPLLTMSMGGTGVVSRLAGETFGQALTFGMIGTPSAPGQVEVERLQDVLQVIHASSQAGH; the protein is encoded by the coding sequence ATGAAAATTCCGCTCGCTTCCGTTGTCCTCGCCGGCGTGCTCGCCTCCTCCCCCTTGCTGGGCCTGGCCGCGCCGCCACCGGCGGTGCTGCAGGTCGGCCAACTACGCATCGGCGAGGGCAGCCCGCGCACCATCGTACCGATCACCGGTGCCACCGCAGATGTCGCTCTGCAGCAGGCCGCGGCCATCGCCGCCAGCAGATCCACCGACATCGCCGAATGGCGCATCGACTACCTGGACATCGCCACCGATGGCAAGGCGCTGGTCGCGCTGGGCAAGCGCATCCAGGCCACGCTGGGAGGCAAGCCAGCCATCGTGACCTTCCGCACGAAGGCCGAAGGGGGCGCCAAGCCGATCAGCGATGCCGACTACGGCAAGCTCTACGCCGCGCTGCTGCGCGGTGGTGTCGCCCAGCTGATCGACGTGGAGATGTTCCGCGATCCGAAGGTGGTGCAGGCGCTGGTGGCGCAGGCCCACAAGGCTGGCGTGAAAGTGGTGATGTCCAGCCATGACTTCCACGCCACGCCACCGCGCGAGGAAATCGTCGCACGCCTGCTCAAGCAGCAGGCCCTTGGCGCGGACGTGCTGAAGATCGCGGTGATGCCGCGCGACGCTGGCGATGTGCTGGCATTGCTCGATGCCACCTGGCAGGTGCGCCAGCAGAGCGACAAGCCGCTGCTGACCATGTCGATGGGCGGCACCGGCGTGGTTTCGCGCCTGGCCGGCGAAACCTTCGGCCAGGCCCTGACCTTCGGCATGATCGGCACCCCGTCGGCACCAGGCCAGGTCGAGGTTGAGCGCCTCCAGGACGTCCTGCAGGTCATTCATGCATCCAGCCAGGCCGGTCACTGA
- a CDS encoding MFS transporter, translating to MSHASAAAPSLVLERMSPFQWTAIAICVLLNMLDGFDVMVMAFTAPHVSADWALSGKVLGLMLSAGLVGMALGSFLLAPLADRWGRRPMIVCCLLILTSGMALSALAADAWQLGALRVYTGIGIGGMLAGVGVITAEYANAKWRSTAVALQATGYPIGATAGGLLAAWMLEHWAWHSVFLVGAAASLLCIPLVLKCLPESLDFLVARRPANALPRLNALLSRMRMPELQALPPAPVRDGQRQGYAALFVGDLRRVALLIALAFFLHMFAFYFVLSWTPKLLVSAGVSAQQGITGGVLLNLGGIVGGSLFGWLASRWSLSRLTAGALLLAMVSMLGFAAFSTQLGVAFPLAFVIGAALFAAMAGLYAAAPVVFAAEVRTTGLGWAIGIGRVGAILSPLTVGVLVDGGWQPSSLYVLCAAPLLLAAWACLGLRVGVGQNRR from the coding sequence ATGAGCCACGCCTCCGCCGCCGCACCGTCGCTTGTCCTTGAACGGATGAGTCCCTTCCAGTGGACCGCCATCGCCATCTGCGTGCTGTTGAACATGCTTGATGGCTTCGATGTGATGGTCATGGCCTTCACCGCGCCGCATGTTTCGGCGGACTGGGCGCTGTCGGGCAAGGTACTGGGGCTGATGCTCAGTGCCGGCCTGGTCGGCATGGCGCTGGGTTCGTTCCTGCTGGCACCGCTGGCCGACCGCTGGGGGCGGCGGCCGATGATCGTGTGCTGCCTGCTGATCCTCACCAGTGGCATGGCGCTGTCCGCGCTGGCCGCCGACGCCTGGCAGCTGGGTGCGCTGCGCGTGTACACCGGCATCGGCATCGGCGGCATGCTGGCCGGTGTGGGGGTGATCACCGCCGAGTACGCCAACGCCAAGTGGCGCAGCACCGCAGTCGCGCTGCAGGCCACCGGCTACCCGATCGGTGCGACCGCTGGCGGTCTGCTGGCTGCGTGGATGCTGGAGCACTGGGCCTGGCACAGCGTGTTCCTGGTCGGCGCAGCGGCATCGCTGCTGTGCATTCCGCTGGTGCTCAAATGCCTGCCCGAATCGCTGGATTTCCTGGTCGCGCGTCGCCCGGCCAATGCCTTGCCACGCTTGAACGCGCTGCTCTCGCGCATGCGCATGCCAGAGCTGCAGGCGCTGCCGCCAGCGCCGGTGCGCGACGGCCAGCGCCAGGGTTATGCCGCGCTGTTCGTGGGTGACCTGCGCCGCGTCGCGCTGCTGATCGCACTGGCGTTCTTCCTGCACATGTTCGCGTTCTATTTCGTGCTGAGCTGGACGCCGAAGCTGCTGGTCTCGGCCGGCGTGTCGGCGCAGCAGGGCATCACCGGTGGCGTGCTGTTGAACCTGGGCGGCATCGTTGGCGGCAGCCTGTTCGGCTGGCTGGCCTCGCGCTGGTCGCTGTCCAGGCTGACGGCCGGCGCGCTGCTGCTGGCGATGGTTTCGATGCTGGGCTTTGCGGCCTTCAGCACGCAGCTGGGCGTGGCCTTCCCGCTGGCCTTCGTGATCGGTGCGGCACTGTTCGCAGCGATGGCCGGCCTGTATGCGGCCGCGCCGGTGGTGTTCGCCGCCGAAGTGCGGACCACCGGCCTGGGCTGGGCCATCGGCATCGGCCGGGTCGGTGCGATCCTCTCGCCACTCACGGTGGGTGTTCTGGTCGATGGTGGCTGGCAGCCGTCCTCGTTGTACGTGCTGTGCGCTGCGCCGCTGCTGCTGGCGGCATGGGCGTGCCTCGGCCTGCGCGTGGGCGTGGGTCAGAACCGGCGTTGA
- a CDS encoding 3-oxoacid CoA-transferase subunit A, which produces MIDKSVASVEAAVADIHDGATVMIGGFGTAGMPDELIDALIAQGARELTIINNNAGNGDTGLAALIKHKRVRRIVCSFPRQADSQHFDAAYRAGEIELELVPQGNLAARIHAAGSGLGAVFTPTGYGTELAQGKETREIDGRHYVLEYPLHADFALIKADRGDRWGNLVYRRTARNFGPLMAMAARCTIVQVREVVPLGELDPEAVVTPGIFVQRVVPVAAEGVQA; this is translated from the coding sequence GTGATCGACAAGAGCGTAGCCAGCGTGGAAGCAGCGGTGGCAGATATCCATGATGGCGCGACCGTGATGATCGGCGGCTTTGGCACTGCCGGCATGCCCGACGAGCTGATCGATGCGCTCATTGCACAGGGTGCGCGCGAGCTGACCATCATCAACAACAATGCCGGCAACGGCGATACCGGCCTGGCTGCGCTGATCAAGCACAAGCGCGTTCGCCGCATCGTCTGCTCCTTCCCGCGCCAGGCCGATTCGCAGCACTTCGACGCGGCCTACCGCGCCGGCGAGATCGAACTGGAGCTGGTGCCGCAGGGCAACCTGGCCGCGCGCATCCATGCGGCAGGTTCCGGGCTGGGCGCGGTCTTCACGCCCACCGGTTATGGCACCGAGCTGGCCCAGGGCAAGGAAACGCGCGAGATCGACGGTCGCCACTACGTGCTCGAGTACCCGCTGCATGCCGATTTCGCGCTGATCAAGGCCGACCGCGGCGATCGCTGGGGCAACCTGGTGTATCGCCGGACTGCACGCAACTTCGGCCCGCTGATGGCGATGGCCGCACGCTGCACCATCGTGCAGGTGCGTGAGGTGGTGCCGCTGGGCGAACTGGACCCGGAGGCCGTGGTGACCCCCGGCATCTTCGTGCAGCGCGTGGTGCCGGTGGCCGCAGAAGGAGTGCAGGCATGA
- a CDS encoding 3-oxoacid CoA-transferase subunit B produces the protein MNKLSREQMAARVARDIPEGAYVNLGIGLPTTVANFLPADKEILLQSENGLLGMGPAPAPGQEDPDLINAGKQPVTLLTGGCYFHHADSFAMMRGGHLDICVLGAFQVSAHGDLANWSTGASDAIPAVGGAMDLAIGAKQVFVMMDLFTKQGESKLVAECSYPLTGLRCVSRVYTDVAVFDLGADGATVLEMVEGVDIDQLRELTGLPLALAEGA, from the coding sequence ATGAACAAGCTCAGCCGCGAACAGATGGCCGCGCGCGTGGCGCGCGATATTCCCGAAGGGGCCTACGTCAACCTGGGCATCGGCCTGCCGACCACGGTGGCCAACTTCCTGCCGGCGGACAAGGAGATACTGCTGCAGTCTGAAAACGGCCTGTTGGGCATGGGCCCGGCGCCGGCGCCCGGCCAGGAAGACCCGGACCTGATCAATGCCGGCAAGCAGCCGGTTACCCTGCTGACCGGTGGCTGCTATTTCCACCACGCCGATTCGTTCGCGATGATGCGTGGCGGCCACCTCGACATCTGCGTGCTCGGTGCCTTCCAGGTCTCGGCGCACGGTGACCTGGCCAACTGGAGCACCGGCGCCTCCGATGCGATTCCCGCCGTGGGCGGTGCAATGGACCTGGCCATCGGGGCCAAGCAGGTGTTCGTGATGATGGACCTGTTCACCAAGCAGGGTGAAAGCAAGTTGGTGGCCGAATGCAGCTATCCGCTGACCGGCCTGCGCTGCGTGTCGCGCGTGTATACCGATGTGGCGGTGTTCGACCTCGGCGCCGACGGCGCGACCGTGCTGGAAATGGTCGAGGGCGTGGACATCGATCAACTGCGTGAACTGACCGGCCTGCCGCTGGCACTGGCCGAGGGAGCCTGA
- the pcaF gene encoding 3-oxoadipyl-CoA thiolase, with protein sequence MHETYIVDGIRTPIGRYGGALSGVRADDLGAIPLKALLARHPQLDPALVEDVYLGCANQAGEDNRNVARMSLLLAGLPVSVPGSTINRLCGSGLDAIGTVARGIAAGELGLAIAGGVESMSRAPFVMGKATSPFARDQQIEDTTMGWRFINPRLRELHGVETMGQTAENVAERYGVSREDQDAFALRSQQRTAAAQARGFFDGEIVAVDVPGRKRGETVTVERDEHPRGDTTAEALAKLKPLFRQPGTVTAGNASGINDGAAALLLASGAQVQALGLTPRARILGFASAGVEPAIMGMGPVPASQKLMARLGLAIADFDAIELNEAFASQGLACMRQLGLADDAAHVNPNGGAIALGHPLGMSGARLALTLLRQLEASGGRRGLATMCIGVGQGVALAIERV encoded by the coding sequence ATGCACGAGACCTATATCGTCGATGGCATCCGCACCCCGATCGGCCGCTACGGCGGCGCGTTGTCCGGTGTGCGCGCCGACGACCTCGGCGCGATTCCGCTGAAGGCACTGCTGGCGCGCCACCCGCAGCTGGACCCGGCGCTGGTGGAGGACGTCTACCTGGGCTGCGCCAACCAGGCCGGTGAGGACAACCGCAACGTCGCCCGCATGAGCCTGCTGCTGGCCGGCCTGCCGGTGAGCGTGCCCGGCAGCACGATCAACCGCCTGTGCGGTTCGGGCCTGGATGCGATCGGCACCGTAGCCCGTGGCATTGCTGCCGGCGAGCTCGGCCTGGCCATTGCCGGCGGCGTCGAATCGATGTCGCGCGCGCCGTTCGTGATGGGCAAGGCAACCTCGCCGTTTGCCCGCGACCAGCAGATCGAAGACACCACCATGGGCTGGCGCTTCATCAACCCGCGCCTGCGTGAACTGCACGGTGTGGAGACCATGGGCCAGACCGCCGAGAACGTGGCTGAGCGCTACGGCGTCAGCCGCGAGGACCAGGATGCGTTCGCCCTGCGCAGCCAGCAGCGAACGGCCGCCGCGCAGGCGCGCGGCTTCTTCGACGGCGAGATCGTGGCGGTGGACGTACCGGGCCGCAAACGCGGCGAAACCGTGACCGTCGAGCGCGATGAACACCCGCGCGGCGATACCACCGCCGAAGCACTGGCCAAGCTGAAGCCGCTGTTCCGCCAGCCGGGCACGGTGACCGCCGGCAACGCCTCGGGCATCAACGATGGTGCCGCCGCGCTGCTGCTGGCCTCCGGTGCGCAGGTGCAGGCGCTGGGCCTGACCCCGCGCGCGCGCATCCTCGGCTTTGCCAGTGCCGGCGTGGAGCCGGCGATCATGGGCATGGGCCCGGTGCCGGCCAGCCAGAAGCTGATGGCACGGCTGGGCCTGGCCATCGCCGACTTCGATGCCATCGAACTGAACGAGGCCTTCGCCTCGCAGGGGCTGGCCTGCATGCGCCAGCTGGGCCTGGCCGACGATGCCGCGCACGTGAACCCCAACGGTGGTGCCATCGCGCTGGGCCATCCCCTGGGCATGAGCGGCGCGCGCCTGGCGCTGACCCTGCTGCGCCAGCTGGAGGCCAGCGGTGGCCGCCGTGGCCTGGCCACGATGTGCATCGGCGTGGGGCAGGGCGTGGCCCTGGCCATCGAGCGCGTGTGA
- the pcaH gene encoding protocatechuate 3,4-dioxygenase subunit beta, translated as MSDPTPLRGYRKPYPGSQPPRVHLPYASTALRGPGTDPIAIPVTLSEVTGPSINRITLGEHAADLTAGFPGQPQGERIIVSGRVLDENGRPVRNTVVEVWQCNAAGRYLHKGDQHDAPLDPNFKGTGQVLTDSEGRYRFTTIKPGAYPWRNHYNAWRPAHIHFSLHGEGIGQRLVTQMYFPNDPLLAFDPIYNCVDDAKARERMVSSFDWENTANEFALGYRFDIVLRGRKMTVWE; from the coding sequence ATGAGCGATCCCACCCCACTGCGCGGCTACCGCAAGCCGTATCCCGGCAGCCAGCCGCCGCGCGTCCACCTGCCGTATGCCTCCACCGCGCTGCGTGGCCCGGGAACCGACCCGATCGCGATCCCGGTGACGCTCTCGGAAGTGACCGGCCCGAGCATCAACCGCATTACCCTCGGTGAGCATGCCGCCGACCTGACCGCCGGCTTCCCCGGCCAGCCGCAGGGTGAGCGCATCATCGTCAGCGGCCGCGTGCTGGACGAGAACGGCCGCCCGGTGCGCAACACCGTGGTGGAGGTGTGGCAGTGCAACGCCGCCGGCCGTTACCTGCACAAGGGCGACCAGCACGACGCGCCGCTGGATCCGAACTTCAAGGGCACCGGCCAGGTGCTGACCGACAGCGAAGGCCGCTACCGCTTCACCACCATCAAACCGGGCGCGTACCCCTGGCGCAACCACTACAACGCCTGGCGCCCGGCACACATCCACTTCTCGCTGCATGGCGAAGGCATCGGCCAGCGCCTGGTCACGCAGATGTATTTCCCCAATGATCCGCTGCTGGCGTTTGATCCGATCTACAACTGCGTGGACGACGCCAAGGCGCGGGAGCGCATGGTGTCCTCGTTCGATTGGGAAAACACCGCCAACGAATTCGCGCTGGGCTACCGTTTCGACATCGTGCTGCGCGGTCGCAAGATGACCGTCTGGGAGTAA
- the pcaG gene encoding protocatechuate 3,4-dioxygenase subunit alpha translates to MSFQSTPWQTVGPYYRLGLEPLYRTDIAPATAQGERVEVQGQVFDGNGVPVSDAVLEIWQADAQGIYAHGEDPRRDDHDPAFDGWGRVPTDDQGRFAFTTVKPGRVPGLRGEPQAPHLVVLVFMRGLLQATRARIYFSDEASNAEDGILALVPAERRHTLVAQAQGKGLYHWDVRMQGPDETVFFAY, encoded by the coding sequence ATGAGTTTCCAATCCACTCCATGGCAGACTGTGGGCCCGTACTACCGCCTGGGCCTTGAACCGCTGTACCGCACCGACATCGCCCCGGCCACCGCGCAGGGTGAGCGCGTGGAAGTGCAGGGCCAGGTGTTCGATGGCAATGGCGTGCCGGTGTCCGATGCCGTGCTGGAAATCTGGCAGGCCGACGCGCAGGGCATCTATGCCCATGGCGAAGACCCGCGCCGGGACGACCACGACCCGGCCTTCGACGGCTGGGGCCGCGTGCCCACCGACGACCAGGGCCGCTTCGCCTTCACCACCGTCAAGCCGGGCCGCGTGCCGGGCCTGCGTGGCGAGCCGCAGGCGCCGCACCTGGTGGTGCTGGTGTTCATGCGCGGCCTGCTGCAGGCCACCCGTGCACGCATCTACTTCAGTGACGAAGCCAGCAACGCCGAGGACGGCATCCTCGCGCTGGTGCCGGCCGAACGCCGCCACACCCTGGTCGCACAGGCGCAGGGCAAGGGCCTGTACCACTGGGACGTGCGCATGCAGGGCCCGGACGAGACGGTGTTCTTCGCATACTGA
- a CDS encoding 3-carboxy-cis,cis-muconate cycloisomerase codes for MSHFPTLLGGLFGDPAVDAVFRDEARLQAMLDVERALARAQVQCGVIPAAALAPIEAACSADLYSLPALSAATALAGNPAIPLVKALTAQVKANDAEAARWVHWGATSQDIIDTGAVLQLRAAVSQVQARLRVLCMALARLAEAERGTGLPGRTLLQQAVPVTFGLKAAGWLDALQRSQRRLDALAADTLVLQFGGAAGTLASLQTRGLDVAEALAAELQLPLPALPWHTARDRIAEFGSVFALLTGSLGKIATDIVLLMQSEVAEAFEPAGEGKGGSSAMPHKRNPVGCVAAIAAATRVPGLLSTLFTAMPQPHERAAGQWHAEWDTVPEIVRLCAGSLAQVDVVVQGLQLDRERMRQHLDSHGGLLYAEAVAVTLGERIGKPAAHALVEQAARQALAQSQHLRVVLGQMPEVTAQLSAAQLDALFAADSWRGMADTWIDRVLARG; via the coding sequence ATGAGCCACTTCCCAACGCTGCTGGGCGGTCTGTTCGGCGACCCCGCCGTCGACGCCGTGTTCCGCGATGAAGCACGCCTGCAGGCGATGCTCGATGTCGAACGCGCTCTGGCGCGCGCGCAGGTGCAGTGCGGGGTGATTCCCGCAGCCGCGCTGGCACCGATCGAAGCGGCCTGCAGTGCCGATCTGTATTCGTTGCCGGCGCTGTCGGCAGCCACCGCACTGGCTGGCAATCCGGCCATTCCACTGGTCAAGGCACTCACCGCGCAGGTCAAGGCGAACGATGCCGAGGCCGCGCGCTGGGTGCACTGGGGCGCCACCAGCCAGGACATCATCGATACCGGCGCGGTGCTGCAGCTGCGCGCGGCAGTCAGCCAGGTGCAGGCGCGCCTGCGCGTGCTGTGCATGGCGCTGGCGCGGCTGGCCGAGGCCGAGCGCGGCACCGGGCTGCCCGGACGCACGCTGCTGCAACAAGCAGTGCCGGTGACCTTCGGCCTGAAGGCGGCCGGTTGGCTCGACGCCCTGCAGCGCAGCCAGCGCAGGCTGGATGCGTTGGCCGCAGACACCCTGGTGCTGCAGTTCGGCGGTGCCGCTGGCACCCTGGCCTCGCTGCAGACGCGCGGGCTGGACGTGGCCGAAGCCCTGGCTGCCGAGCTGCAGTTGCCGCTGCCGGCGTTGCCCTGGCACACCGCGCGTGACCGCATTGCCGAGTTCGGCAGCGTGTTCGCACTGCTGACCGGCAGCCTCGGCAAGATCGCCACCGACATCGTGCTGCTGATGCAGTCCGAGGTGGCCGAAGCCTTCGAGCCGGCGGGCGAGGGCAAGGGCGGTTCCTCGGCAATGCCGCACAAGCGCAATCCGGTGGGCTGCGTGGCCGCCATTGCCGCCGCCACGCGCGTGCCGGGCCTGCTGTCCACGCTGTTCACTGCCATGCCGCAGCCGCACGAGCGCGCAGCAGGCCAATGGCACGCCGAATGGGACACCGTGCCGGAGATCGTGCGCCTGTGTGCGGGCAGCCTGGCCCAGGTGGATGTGGTGGTGCAGGGCCTGCAGCTGGACCGCGAGCGCATGCGCCAGCACCTGGACAGTCACGGCGGCCTGCTTTACGCCGAAGCCGTTGCGGTCACCCTGGGCGAGCGCATCGGCAAGCCCGCCGCGCATGCCTTGGTTGAACAAGCGGCCAGGCAGGCGCTTGCGCAATCGCAGCACCTGCGCGTGGTGCTGGGGCAGATGCCCGAAGTCACCGCGCAGCTTTCCGCCGCACAACTGGATGCCCTGTTCGCCGCAGACAGCTGGCGCGGCATGGCCGATACCTGGATCGACCGCGTGCTCGCGCGCGGCTGA
- the pcaD gene encoding 3-oxoadipate enol-lactonase: MPFLDLPQHRLHYQTEGRADGQWLTFCNSLGTDLGMWQPQVDALASQYRILRYDRRGHGQSSTPPGLYSVAELGADVLALWDHLGIARSHFCGLSIGGLTGQWLGVHAGNRLRTLTVAATAAKIGTLDGWQARIAQVQHDGLLPLVDGTRERWFTAAFAQTHASQVEDILQRFLATSVAGYAGCCNAVGTADFRDALGCIGVPLLAIAGDDDPVCAPAELQAIANGVAHGHHAAVPGRHICNLESPQAFTSALAAHLSAQH; this comes from the coding sequence ATGCCATTCCTCGACCTTCCGCAGCATCGCCTGCACTACCAGACCGAGGGCCGCGCCGACGGGCAGTGGCTGACCTTCTGCAATTCGCTGGGTACCGACCTGGGCATGTGGCAGCCGCAGGTGGATGCACTCGCCTCGCAGTACCGCATCCTGCGCTATGACCGTCGCGGCCATGGCCAGTCCAGCACGCCGCCGGGGCTGTACAGCGTGGCCGAACTGGGCGCTGATGTGCTGGCCCTGTGGGACCACCTCGGCATCGCGCGCAGCCATTTCTGCGGGCTGTCGATCGGTGGCCTGACCGGGCAGTGGCTGGGCGTGCATGCTGGCAATCGCCTGCGCACGCTCACGGTGGCTGCCACCGCAGCGAAGATCGGCACGCTGGACGGCTGGCAGGCGCGCATCGCCCAGGTCCAGCACGATGGCCTGTTGCCGCTGGTCGATGGCACCCGCGAACGCTGGTTCACCGCCGCTTTCGCGCAGACCCATGCCAGCCAGGTGGAAGACATCCTGCAGCGCTTCCTCGCCACCAGCGTGGCTGGCTATGCCGGCTGCTGCAACGCCGTGGGCACGGCCGACTTCCGTGATGCGCTGGGCTGCATTGGCGTGCCGTTGCTGGCCATTGCCGGAGATGACGACCCGGTATGCGCCCCGGCCGAGCTGCAGGCAATCGCCAACGGCGTGGCCCATGGCCACCATGCCGCCGTGCCGGGCCGCCACATCTGCAACCTGGAATCGCCGCAGGCGTTCACCTCCGCACTGGCCGCGCATCTTTCGGCGCAGCACTGA
- the pcaC gene encoding 4-carboxymuconolactone decarboxylase, whose protein sequence is MDEQERYEAGLAVRRQVLGEAHVERSLQARTGFTTEFQEFITRTAWGTVWTREGLPRHTRSLLTIVMMVALGHDEEFKLHIRAARNNGVTPEEIKEALLQAAIYCGVPAANHAFALAKPILEEQAAER, encoded by the coding sequence ATGGACGAACAGGAACGCTACGAAGCCGGCCTTGCGGTGCGCCGCCAGGTACTGGGCGAGGCACACGTCGAACGCTCGCTGCAGGCGCGCACCGGGTTCACCACCGAATTCCAGGAATTCATCACGCGCACGGCGTGGGGCACGGTGTGGACGCGCGAGGGCCTGCCGCGGCATACGCGCTCGCTGCTGACCATCGTGATGATGGTGGCGCTGGGCCACGACGAGGAGTTCAAGCTGCATATCCGTGCCGCCCGCAACAACGGGGTGACGCCGGAGGAGATCAAGGAAGCGCTGCTGCAGGCCGCGATCTACTGTGGCGTGCCCGCGGCCAACCACGCGTTCGCGCTGGCCAAGCCGATCCTGGAAGAGCAGGCCGCAGAGCGCTGA